The genome window GCAGCACCTGAGCGTGGGGCGGCCTCCTGGCTCGACGGACGTAGGTgggcatgaccttgggcaaggccgACAGCCCGCGGAGTCCGCCACCTGCCCACTGCCCCCATCAACTCACAATTGCGACTTGTTGGTGTTGGGTCCCGAGTTGGCCATGCTGAGCACCCCGCGGCCCGTGTGCGAGAGGTTGGGCCGGAACTCGTCTCTGAAGGGCTTCCCCCAGCATGACTCCCCGCCTGGAAGAGAGGCCAGGGCAGCAGGATGACCGTGACCCAGGTAGCCCAGAAACCTCGCTGCCCCAGGGCCCCCACCCTCAgctgcccaggagccccagctgCCCGGGAGCCCCAGCCACAGGCCCTCAGGGTAAACTCCACATGAGAGACGGTGGGCTGGCCCAAGCGGCCAGCAGGCTGGGGGGCTTTGGAGGAGCAGCCCCCGGGGCAGAGCCCACCCCTGTCCCTGGGCCCCTAGGTCTGCTGCCAGGCGGGGGCCCCGGGGGCCCAAGGAGGCCTCACCACCAGCGCAGAGCGAGGAAACGGGGCTGGAGGCCGTAGGCCGTGGGTCTGGGGCCCCACGCCCTCCCCTCACGGCCCTCGGTGCAGCTGGCGCCCCAGGGGCCCAGCGCCAACACCCACCTGTGCCGGTGCCTGTTGGGTCGCCTCCCTGGATCTGCGGGAAGAGCACGCCAGTGAGGAGCCCCGCCGTGAGCCCCCAGCTTCTGCTGGGGACGATGGGATCTCCCCCACAAGCTCGATGTGGCCAGCTGGGCTGGGCCCGAGAAGGCCCCCAGGCACCAGGGCTCAGCACCTGCGTGGGGAGGACTCCGCACCCGGGCGGGGCAGCCGGCGCCGGCACTCACCACGAAGTTGCGGATGGACCGGTGGAAGACGGTGCCGTCGTAGTATCGCTTCTTGCAGAGCCTGATAAAGTTCTCACAGGTTTTTGGCGTCTGAAACAGGCCAAGGGCCCTGACGAGTCACACGGCGGCCTCGGCGGGGGGAAGGGCTCCCGGGGCCCGCAGACGGGCCTCGGCCAGTGCACGTGGCGAGCCCGGCCACCCCGCGGCCGCGCTGGGCTCCCAGGGGGGCACCCACGCACCAGGTCGCAGTGCAGCTCCAGGTTGAGGTCGCCCAGGCTGGTGTGCAGCCGCACGTAGCCCTTCTTCTTCACGAACTGGTAGCGCAGCTCGTCCTCGTCGATGGCCGCTACGAGGAGACGCCTGAGCTGCCCGCCTGTCCGGGCTTGGGGACCCAGGGGAAAGGCGGGCACCGGGGGCCGacaaggggagaggaggagggggctgggggacgGTGGGCCCTGACCAGCCAAGACCAGCAGAGGGGAGGGCGCTGGGGCCTGGGCGGGGCGGCCCCTCAGGGGAGCCTCCAAATGGACGCCCCCCACCCAGACACAAGCCCACTTTCGAAAGGGCCTGTCCCCGCCTGACCACTGGCGAGCTGCTGGCAAGCCCACAGAGCCAAGGTAGGCAGGGGGGACACCTGTGCTCGGCCGCCACAGACAAGGAGTGGGGCCAGGTGCTACCTGCTTCGTGTGTGGTCTCGGGAACCATGGCAGTGGACGTGAAGGAGGCGCTGACCCTCCCGGTGGAGTAGTGGGCCTGCGGGGAAACCGCACCGGTGCTCAGCACGGGGGCCGCCCCTCTACCCCGGGCCTGCCTTTCAcctccctccaccacccccagATGCCAGGGGCTCTCCTGGGCGAACAGTACGCCCACCCACGCTGGCCTCTCCTGCAGGGCCCAGGGAGAGCCTGGCCGCGACCCTTGGCTTCAACTGCGCCGAAGGCCTGGCTGCCAAGCCTCGTGTTAGGTGAAACCTGGAAGAGCGCGCCAGGCAGCGCGGGCGCCTCTAGGGTTCAGAGCACTAGGCACTCGAGCGCCCTTTTAAAGGTTTCAAGTTCCTACAGGAAAAAATCATCCACGATAAAacgtttttttccttctaaacacacaaagagatttcTTCCAATCAGAAGAAAATGCATCAAAACACTAAGAGCTGCTGTGTTAGAGAAAATCATGAACAACACACCCTTGTCTTTAGCACACCTGCCTTCCTGTCCGGCTGTGTAAAGGGGGTCTCCCCGCCCCAGTGCCCCAGGCCCCGCCTGGTAGGGGCAGGGGCGGCTGAGGGCCCAACAGGCCAGGGCACGAGTCGCAGTGCCCGCACGGCCGACGGGGACCCAGGGCCAAGCACAAGGACGGGGGTGGGACATGCAGGTGAGGCCAGCGGCAGGCACCCCGGGACCACCTGCCCCCCTTCCCCGGCAGCTCGGCACCCCGGGGTCACTCTGGCTCTGAGTGGCCAGCTCCGCAGGGCCATGCCTGCCCACACCCCAGCTGCTCTGTGGTGAGGAACCACGGAGGCTGCCGGCAGCCCCCCCAGCACCGCACCCCAGGAGTGCGGCCAGGCAGGGCAGCGCCCCCACTCACGGCGTTCAGCTTGTCCACCTTCGCCTTCTCGGGGACCCTCATGGTGGCCGCCAGCACCTCGTCCCCTTTGAACTCCTTGTAGAGTTCCTGCAGCGTCTCCCGCGTCTCCGTGTTCGTGTTTTTCAAATAGTAAGACGGGTCCTGCTTGGCCTTCTCTTCATCTAGAGACGGCACGGTGGTCCTGAGCAGCCGAGGCCCAGTGCCGTCCCCAGACGCCGTGAGGGCACAGCGGGCCAGAGCCACTGAGAGCCCGGCCGGGCACGAGGCCAGGGCAACCAGCGCCTCCGTCCATCACAGCCTCCGGGTCACGACAGCCCCGGGAAGCCCGTGGAGAGAGCGGGGGCTAGGCCGTCGCCCCAGCCAGACCCCGGGGTCACAGCCCCATGTCACACTGCCACCCCTCCTGGGGCCCTCCTGCCCCCCGGCGGCCATCACACAcggcctggcccagccctgcaGTGAGAAACGGACCATCTCTGAGGGGCATGGAGAGGGCGACCCAGGCCCCAGGGACGCAGGAGAGGAAGCAGCCCTGCGGGGCCTGTGGCCACGTCCTGATGGCCCAGCTGGTCCCCACACACCAAGGCCCCGGGGCCCTGCTGATCCAGCCCAGGACGGCACGGCAGCTCAAGACACACAAGGCCTGTGCAGAGCAGGCTGGGACCCCCTGACTCTGCCGAGGGGTGGGGAGCATCCCCCAGGGGTGCTGGCTCTGCTCCCCAAGCCCCTCGCCCCTGGGTAGCCAGGCTGTACGTACCTGGGTCAATTATTTTCATGTTATTCTTAACGTGAAAGAAATTGGAAACGTTGAATTTGTCCAAGTTCGTGGGGTCCTATGGCACAAAGAATGTGTCTGGCAGTGAACCCGGCATGTCCTGGGCCACACAGCTGctgggcaggaggaggcaggggccGGGCAGGGGCCTGGGCTTGGGGAGAGGCCGGGGGTCGGCAGGGGCGGGTGGAGACGGGGCTGCAAACCCCTCCCCAGCTGCACACCTGCCCGCTCACAGCCAAGCACGCCCCCAGCCGTCAGCACAGGACACAGGATGCCTCCCAACACCTCCCACCGGCCACCCCCTACAGTCAGCTGCCAGGCGGACCCCACAGTTTGCCCGGAGCCAGAGGGCCCACCCCGGGGGAGGGCCGTGCACTGGCCTCAGGTCATAACAGGACGAGCCACAGGAGGACCAGGCCCCCTGATTTTCTGCGTCCGTGACTCTCATGAGCCCACTCGGGGCTCTCGGGACACCGACAGGCGTGCTCTAGGCTCGCCCTGGGTCCTGGGCACCTGCCCCAGCCCTCAGGCTTGAAAAGGGACAGCCTCGACTTGGAGACGCTCTGGGGGCAGAGATGAGTTGGGGGCAGCCCCCGCAGGGAGCCAGGAGCCCCAGACTGCGGCGGCAGCCTGTACAGAGGCCTGGGGTGACCCATGGCTGGGAGCGGCTCTGCCAGGCTGCACAGGCAGGGAGCCAGGAGGGTGATCACCTGCAGGGTGATGATGTCCTGTCGGCAGAAGGGCTCGTCCGTCAGCAGGTCTCGGAAGTTCTTGGCCTTGATATTCAGCTGCTCCACCGCCTACAGCCAGGAGGAAGGCCACGGTCACAGTGCCTCCCCGCAGCCTGCAGCCCAGAGCCCACCCGGGAGCACAGAAGGGCAAAGGAGGGGACCAGAGTGTGCCTTCAGGAGGGCGGGCCCTTCCTAGGCCCCAGGTGGGTCCCTGCTATCTTGCTCCCAACCAGCCGCCCATCTCCACCCAATCCCAACCCATGACCCCAGAGCCCCAAGGGGCCAAGCTCCAGGGGTGGGCGTGAAAACCCACAGGCTGCAGGCCCAGAGCAGGAACGCCAGCCCTACGTGCCCCAGGCAGGGCCTGGAGCTGGGCTCCCTCCAAGGTCTTTGCAGGCCTGCAGGGCCTGGGAACTAGGACCCGCTCAGTGGGTAGAGCTGCCTGGTCCAGGCCTGGAGGCCATAGGCAGGCCACCATCCCTTGCTTGATCGGTGGTTCTTAGCCCGGGACCTCCGGGGACTCAGGCCCACCCCCCCCCCAGTGCCCCCACCAGGGCCCGTGACGACTCGCCTCGTGGGCGTAGACGTTGCCGGTGGTCCTGATGGCCACGATGTGGCTGCTGTTGGTGAACACGGTGAAGAGCACCGGGCAGTGGTACTTCCCTGGTGAGAGGGCGCAGGGGCGGGGCAGGGTCAGGGAGGGTGCAGGGGTGGAGCGGGGTCAGGGAGGgcacaggggtggggtgggggtgtggggtcaGAGAAAGGGAGCAGGAACCCCGTGGCAGCAGGCCTGGGGGGGCCTCCCCAGGGGCTGCCCAGGCCCCTCCTTCGAGAGCAGGAACTCCACCCCGTGCAGGACGGCCCTGGCGTCAGCCCCAGCCCACCCAGCCACCCTCTGCCCTGGGGACCAGCCTGTTTCCCCACCTGCCTGCTGCCCCTTCGACCAGTCAGCCCCGCACACCCCACCACAGCCCCTCTCAGACCCTGCCCCGTCCTGACCCTCCGgcgcccctccctgccccgctgccccccaaccccagggGAGCCTGTGCAGGTCAGTCTCCACAGGACGCTGCAGCAAGGGGGACACGTAGAGATGAGAGATCTGGAGTTGTATGAACTCTAAGAACCCTGACCTCAAAACtgcaaaaaataattacaatggcATTCTGGAAACTGGACCACTGGCTGGATATCTGACACTAAAAAATTCACATTAACTTTCTAGGTACGACGAGAGTGGGCTCATTTCTTACGTCCCTAGCTTTTAGAGACACACTCAAATATGTAAGCGTGAACTGGCACGAAGGCACTGACACAGCGGAGCGGGAGCACAGATAAACTGACGCCCGACAGCGGCTGGAGGGAAGCTGGGGCTGGAGACGGGCGGCACACAAACTCGACTCTCTCGACCCTGAAATCATCAGGTAAGACACAAGGCAAGAGGGCGCTCTCTAGATCAAGAGTggtaaaagatttaaaaaggcACAGTTGAGGGGGATTTCCTGGGGGTCCATTGGCTAaaactctgcgctcccaatgcaagttcaatccctggtccgggaactagatGCCACGTGCTCCAACTAAGacacggcacagccaaataagtaattaaaaaaaaaacaagttgggTCAGATCTTTCTTGCTCGAATCTCTGAGCCCTCCAGTGACTGTCCAGAGCCCGAGACACTGCTGGGCTCCCTGCCTCAGCTGGCCCCAGACCACAGCCCCCGCCCCTGCTCCACTCACACCGTGCAAGTAACAGCGGACCCCGTGCCGCAGGGCCTGTCCCGCCTGGGCCTCTGCCTGGAGCGCTCTCCCCACAGGCCCCCTCATGTCTCACCTGTCTGCAGACTCCCTCTCGAACCCCATCAGCCGGCCCCCGGACCCTCTCCCTTGGCCCACTTCACCTCTGACCCCATGACAGGGCGCGTCTGACCCACTGCAGTGACCTCATTTCCAAAGCCCCCTCCCTCTCATCTCAACAGAGGCCTGGCCCGTGCCGTCTGCATGCGGCAGGCAGGCACTCAGTGAACGCTTGTGAAGGAGCCACTCTCAGAGCAGGGAGCTCCCCGGCACCCACAGACTGTCCAGGCCGCCAAGGCCGGCTGGCTCCTCACTGCCGTCTGCACCTGCTGGGGGCTGGCCGGCCTCCACGCATCCCCAGAACCCACCCGCCAGCAAACCCTGACCCTGCTCTCCACCAGGGCACCTGCACACGCCCCAGCCCATAACAAACTGAGAACAAGGTCAGTGCTCATGGAGGCTGCCTCAACACAGCGTCCACCAAGCAACAGTGGAGGGCACGCAGGGGTGCAGAGCAGGACCCAGCACTGGGCTGGGGCGGACAACCAATGCTGAGCTGAGTGGAGAGAGCCCGAgagcccccgccccccagcccagcCACCCACCTGCCGCAGCCTGAGCAGCTCCATCTCTAGTGATACCTGGACCAGAGCCACAGCCGGGCAGGGCCTGTGCCCCCAGGGCCCAGCTCAGCCCACAATGCCCAAGTGCCCCAC of Bos indicus isolate NIAB-ARS_2022 breed Sahiwal x Tharparkar chromosome 17, NIAB-ARS_B.indTharparkar_mat_pri_1.0, whole genome shotgun sequence contains these proteins:
- the PPIL2 gene encoding RING-type E3 ubiquitin-protein ligase PPIL2 isoform X2, translated to MGKRQHQKDKMYITCAEYTHFYGGKKPDVPQTNFRRLPFDHCRNIVPWLKKYGTNPSNGEKLDGRSLIKLNFAKNSEGKYHCPVLFTVFTNSSHIVAIRTTGNVYAHEAVEQLNIKAKNFRDLLTDEPFCRQDIITLQDPTNLDKFNVSNFFHVKNNMKIIDPDEEKAKQDPSYYLKNTNTETRETLQELYKEFKGDEVLAATMRVPEKAKVDKLNAAHYSTGRVSASFTSTAMVPETTHEAAAIDEDELRYQFVKKKGYVRLHTSLGDLNLELHCDLTPKTCENFIRLCKKRYYDGTVFHRSIRNFVIQGGDPTGTGTGGESCWGKPFRDEFRPNLSHTGRGVLSMANSGPNTNKSQFFITFRSCAYLDKKHTIFGRVVGGFDTLTAMENVESDPKTDRPKEEIRIDSTIVFVDPYEEADAQIAEERRKTQLEAAAPESTAKSSQSPQGSQGPQTYRQGVGKYISPAVTKRVAEEEPSTSAAVPVAKKKPSRGFGDFSSW
- the PPIL2 gene encoding RING-type E3 ubiquitin-protein ligase PPIL2 isoform X1, coding for MGKRQHQKDKMYITCAEYTHFYGGKKPDVPQTNFRRLPFDHCSLSLQPFAYPVCTPEGVVFDLLNIVPWLKKYGTNPSNGEKLDGRSLIKLNFAKNSEGKYHCPVLFTVFTNSSHIVAIRTTGNVYAHEAVEQLNIKAKNFRDLLTDEPFCRQDIITLQDPTNLDKFNVSNFFHVKNNMKIIDPDEEKAKQDPSYYLKNTNTETRETLQELYKEFKGDEVLAATMRVPEKAKVDKLNAAHYSTGRVSASFTSTAMVPETTHEAAAIDEDELRYQFVKKKGYVRLHTSLGDLNLELHCDLTPKTCENFIRLCKKRYYDGTVFHRSIRNFVIQGGDPTGTGTGGESCWGKPFRDEFRPNLSHTGRGVLSMANSGPNTNKSQFFITFRSCAYLDKKHTIFGRVVGGFDTLTAMENVESDPKTDRPKEEIRIDSTIVFVDPYEEADAQIAEERRKTQLEAAAPESTAKSSQSPQGSQGPQTYRQGVGKYISPAVTKRVAEEEPSTSAAVPVAKKKPSRGFGDFSSW